In Sodalis ligni, a single genomic region encodes these proteins:
- a CDS encoding ABC transporter substrate-binding protein, producing the protein MKISGWMLLMGGVAASGGAWGAQAIDFMFPAPVDGKLTMEMTRIIKEFNQSQQQVEVRGIFTGGYDTTKVKAESAAKAGSPPALVIMSANFTVDLALKDEILPMDELFKFSADKQSATDFLQKNFWPAVQQNAQVLGRTYAIPFHNSTPILYYNRDLFQQAGISQPPRTWSELAEDAKKLTNKDKGQWGIMIPSTNDDYGGWMLSALTHANGGNWSNDNYPGEVYYDTPSAKGALQFWQNLVYRDGVMPAGVLNTKQISAAFFSGKLGMALLSTGALGFMRDNSRDFTMEVAMMPVQQRQAVIIGGASLVSFKGISEAQKAAAYQFLTYLTSPDVNGQWSRFTGYFAPRMAAYDTPAMKDYLAKDPRAAVALKQLQYAHPWYATYETVAVRQAMENQLASVVTDKSRLVADAARDAQRQADEIMKPYVAQTALKQP; encoded by the coding sequence ATGAAAATATCAGGGTGGATGCTATTGATGGGCGGCGTGGCGGCAAGCGGCGGCGCCTGGGGGGCACAGGCCATTGACTTTATGTTTCCCGCCCCGGTGGACGGTAAGCTGACGATGGAAATGACCCGCATCATCAAAGAATTTAATCAATCCCAGCAGCAGGTCGAGGTGCGGGGCATTTTTACCGGTGGCTACGATACCACCAAGGTTAAGGCGGAGTCGGCGGCCAAGGCGGGCTCCCCGCCGGCGCTGGTGATCATGTCCGCCAATTTTACCGTCGATCTGGCGCTGAAGGATGAAATTTTGCCCATGGATGAATTATTTAAATTCTCGGCGGACAAGCAATCGGCGACGGATTTTCTGCAAAAAAACTTCTGGCCCGCGGTACAGCAGAATGCCCAGGTGCTGGGCCGGACCTATGCCATCCCTTTTCATAATTCCACCCCCATTCTTTATTACAACCGCGACCTGTTCCAACAGGCGGGCATCAGCCAGCCGCCGCGGACCTGGTCGGAACTGGCGGAGGACGCCAAAAAGCTCACCAATAAAGATAAAGGCCAGTGGGGCATTATGATTCCGTCCACCAATGACGATTACGGCGGCTGGATGCTTTCCGCGCTGACCCACGCCAACGGCGGCAACTGGTCTAACGACAACTATCCGGGGGAGGTGTATTACGACACTCCCAGCGCCAAGGGCGCCCTGCAGTTCTGGCAGAATCTGGTGTATCGCGACGGGGTGATGCCGGCGGGGGTATTGAATACCAAACAAATCAGCGCCGCGTTTTTCTCCGGTAAACTGGGCATGGCGTTGCTGAGCACCGGCGCATTAGGCTTTATGCGCGATAATAGCCGCGATTTTACCATGGAGGTGGCGATGATGCCGGTCCAGCAGCGCCAGGCGGTAATTATCGGCGGCGCCAGCCTGGTGAGTTTTAAAGGCATCAGCGAAGCGCAAAAGGCCGCCGCCTATCAATTCCTCACCTATCTCACCAGCCCCGATGTGAACGGTCAATGGAGCCGTTTCACCGGTTATTTCGCGCCGCGCATGGCCGCTTACGATACCCCGGCCATGAAGGATTATCTTGCCAAGGATCCGCGAGCGGCGGTGGCGCTGAAACAGCTGCAGTATGCCCATCCCTGGTATGCCACCTATGAGACGGTGGCGGTACGCCAGGCCATGGAGAATCAGCTGGCGTCGGTGGTCACAGACAAATCGCGCCTGGTGGCGGATGCGGCAAGGGATGCCCAGCGACAGGCGGATGAGATCATGAAGCCGTATGTGGCGCAAACGGCGTTGAAACAGCCCTGA
- a CDS encoding glutathione S-transferase family protein, translated as MLKILGRSSSINVRKVLWACAELGIEYQREDWGNGFKSTHSPEFLALNPNAMVPVIQDEDFVLWESNTIIRYLARAYRGESLYPAAPKIRAGIDRWIDWQAADLNPAWSYVFSALVRHNPEHPDPERIKAAAASWADKMSILEGQLKATGAFVAGPAFTLADIPIGLSVNRWFSTPLQRPDLPAVSAYYERLSLRPAFIAHGRNGQP; from the coding sequence ATGCTGAAAATACTCGGCAGATCTTCATCCATTAATGTGCGCAAGGTCCTATGGGCCTGCGCGGAGTTGGGCATCGAATATCAGCGCGAAGACTGGGGCAACGGATTCAAATCCACCCACAGCCCCGAATTTCTCGCGCTGAATCCTAATGCCATGGTTCCGGTTATCCAGGACGAGGATTTTGTCCTATGGGAATCGAATACCATTATCCGTTACCTGGCGCGCGCCTACCGCGGCGAATCGCTATACCCGGCGGCCCCCAAAATCCGGGCCGGCATCGACCGGTGGATTGATTGGCAGGCCGCCGATCTCAATCCCGCCTGGAGCTATGTTTTCAGCGCCCTGGTGCGGCACAATCCCGAACATCCCGATCCCGAACGCATCAAGGCCGCCGCCGCAAGCTGGGCCGACAAAATGTCGATCCTGGAGGGCCAGCTCAAGGCCACCGGAGCCTTTGTCGCGGGTCCGGCATTTACCCTGGCGGATATCCCCATCGGCCTGTCGGTGAACCGCTGGTTTTCCACCCCGCTCCAACGCCCCGACCTCCCGGCAGTGAGCGCCTATTATGAACGATTAAGCCTGCGGCCGGCTTTTATCGCCCACGGCAGAAACGGACAGCCCTAA
- a CDS encoding TetR/AcrR family transcriptional regulator produces the protein MNSKENAKTELVARIAEIFRECGFEGASLSRITEGTGLGKGSLYHFFPAGKEEMAAEVLLHIHRWFAGHIFLPLEQENAFGALDDMWREVDDYFQSGKRVCLVGAFALDGTRDRFATAISGYFRRWIAALGGALRRAGVDDSTCAILSQEVVAGIQGALILARALDDAEFFSKSLLRLQRRVNEQLAAR, from the coding sequence TTGAACAGCAAAGAAAACGCAAAAACCGAGCTGGTGGCCCGCATTGCCGAAATATTCCGCGAGTGCGGCTTTGAGGGCGCCTCCCTCAGCCGCATTACCGAGGGTACCGGGCTGGGCAAAGGCAGTCTTTATCACTTTTTCCCCGCCGGTAAGGAGGAGATGGCCGCTGAGGTGCTGCTGCATATCCACCGCTGGTTCGCCGGGCATATTTTCCTGCCGCTGGAACAGGAGAACGCCTTCGGCGCTCTGGATGACATGTGGCGGGAAGTGGATGACTATTTTCAGTCCGGTAAACGCGTTTGCCTGGTGGGGGCGTTTGCCCTGGACGGCACGCGGGATCGGTTCGCTACCGCCATCAGCGGCTATTTCAGGCGGTGGATAGCCGCGCTGGGGGGCGCCCTGCGGCGCGCTGGGGTTGACGACTCCACCTGCGCCATCCTGTCGCAGGAGGTGGTGGCCGGTATCCAGGGCGCCCTGATCCTGGCCCGCGCCCTTGACGACGCGGAGTTCTTCTCCAAGAGCCTCCTACGCTTGCAAAGGCGGGTCAACGAGCAGTTGGCAGCGCGCTAG
- a CDS encoding DUF1348 family protein, with product MANLVPPFTLETAIAKVRLAEDGWNSRDPRRVSLVYSEDTQWRNRAEIVTGREEVVAFLTRKWARELDYRLIKELWAFTGARIAVRFAYEWHDDSGNWFRSYGNENWEFNEQGLMFRRFACINDLPITSDDRRFFWPLGRRPDDHPGLSDFGL from the coding sequence ATGGCTAACCTGGTTCCCCCCTTTACGCTGGAGACTGCAATCGCCAAAGTCCGTTTGGCGGAAGACGGCTGGAACAGCCGGGACCCCCGCCGGGTCTCCCTGGTCTACTCCGAAGACACCCAGTGGCGCAACCGTGCTGAAATTGTTACCGGACGCGAGGAAGTGGTAGCCTTCCTGACCCGCAAATGGGCCAGGGAGCTGGATTATCGGCTGATCAAAGAGCTATGGGCATTTACCGGCGCCCGGATAGCGGTACGTTTCGCTTACGAATGGCACGATGACAGCGGAAACTGGTTTCGCTCCTACGGCAATGAAAACTGGGAGTTCAATGAGCAAGGATTGATGTTCCGCCGTTTTGCCTGCATCAATGATTTGCCCATTACCAGCGACGATCGCCGGTTTTTCTGGCCGCTGGGCCGGCGTCCGGACGACCACCCCGGCCTGTCCGATTTTGGTTTGTAG
- a CDS encoding YjcB family protein, which translates to MSTLAAGFVMMRWELLSAVMMFFASTLNVVCRRSSKNALAFIFTGVGISMAYWFVAGLLGITLSMELAHWRDIWAGLKELGEYIIVHTPPDWQIT; encoded by the coding sequence ATGAGTACGCTGGCCGCAGGCTTTGTGATGATGCGCTGGGAATTGCTCAGTGCGGTGATGATGTTTTTCGCTAGCACGCTAAATGTCGTATGCCGTAGATCCAGTAAAAATGCCCTTGCCTTTATCTTCACCGGCGTCGGCATCAGCATGGCCTATTGGTTTGTCGCCGGGTTGCTGGGCATTACCCTCTCGATGGAGCTGGCGCACTGGCGCGATATCTGGGCCGGTCTGAAAGAGCTGGGGGAATATATTATCGTCCACACCCCGCCGGACTGGCAGATTACCTGA
- a CDS encoding DHA2 family efflux MFS transporter permease subunit produces the protein MSDDRHWRPTGNPWVVAWVVTLAVFMEILDTTIVNVALPHIAGTVSASYDESTWVLTSYLVANGIVLPISAFLGRVFGRKQYFLLCIAMFTVCSFLCGISTELWQIILFRVLQGFFGGGLQPVQQSVLLDYFKPEDRGKAFGLSSIAIIVAPVLGPTLGGWITDNYSWRWVFLINIPIGVLTLVAIYQLLEDPPWERRVKGRKLSIDFTGIGLIALGLGCLQVMLDRGEDDDWFSSNFIRLFAVLTAVGIVGAVYWLLYAKKPVVDLRCLKDRNFAVSSLLMAGMAMILYGSSVAIPQLAQQELGYTATLSGLVMSPGAILIVLSIPLVIKLMPIVQTRWLVAFGFTLLALAFVYSSRLVPNVDYLTLVMMRSAQSIGLGFLFVPLTTVAYITLAPKLNADASALFTMFRNVAGSVGISLSTAAITERSQVHSAYMVHNMSPLNEQFQQAVNTSAAAIRDFSLQIGDPLQIATGKMYQQMIIQSRIMSYIDVFSICAVVAFILIPFCLLLSPVKSEGSVGAH, from the coding sequence ATGAGTGACGATCGGCACTGGCGGCCGACGGGCAACCCCTGGGTCGTGGCGTGGGTAGTGACCCTGGCGGTATTCATGGAGATCCTGGATACCACCATTGTCAATGTCGCCCTGCCCCATATCGCCGGAACCGTATCGGCAAGTTACGATGAATCCACCTGGGTGCTCACCTCGTATCTGGTGGCGAACGGTATCGTATTGCCCATCTCCGCCTTTCTGGGCCGGGTGTTTGGCCGCAAGCAATATTTCCTGCTGTGTATCGCCATGTTTACCGTCTGCTCGTTCCTGTGCGGCATCTCCACCGAGCTGTGGCAAATCATCTTATTTCGGGTGCTGCAGGGTTTTTTCGGCGGCGGACTGCAGCCGGTACAACAATCGGTGCTGCTGGATTATTTCAAGCCAGAAGATCGCGGCAAAGCCTTCGGCCTCTCCTCTATCGCCATAATCGTGGCGCCGGTGCTGGGCCCCACCCTGGGCGGCTGGATAACCGACAATTACAGCTGGCGCTGGGTGTTTTTGATTAATATTCCCATCGGCGTCCTGACCCTGGTGGCTATTTACCAACTGCTGGAAGACCCTCCGTGGGAACGCCGGGTCAAAGGCCGTAAATTATCCATTGATTTTACCGGCATCGGCCTGATAGCTCTTGGCCTGGGATGTTTGCAGGTCATGCTGGACCGCGGCGAGGACGATGACTGGTTCTCGTCCAATTTTATCCGTCTGTTTGCGGTCCTGACGGCGGTAGGCATTGTGGGCGCCGTCTATTGGCTGCTTTACGCCAAAAAACCGGTGGTGGATTTACGCTGTCTCAAAGACAGAAATTTCGCCGTCTCCAGCCTGCTGATGGCCGGCATGGCCATGATCCTCTACGGCAGTTCGGTGGCGATACCGCAGTTGGCCCAGCAGGAGCTGGGCTATACCGCCACCCTCTCCGGCCTGGTGATGTCGCCGGGGGCGATTTTAATCGTCCTGTCCATCCCGCTGGTGATAAAACTGATGCCCATCGTACAAACCCGCTGGCTGGTGGCTTTCGGCTTCACGTTACTGGCGCTGGCCTTTGTCTATTCCAGCCGGCTGGTGCCCAATGTGGACTATCTGACCCTGGTCATGATGCGCAGCGCCCAATCCATCGGGCTGGGATTTTTATTCGTGCCCCTCACCACCGTGGCCTATATCACCTTGGCGCCGAAGCTCAATGCCGACGCCTCGGCGCTGTTTACCATGTTCCGCAATGTGGCGGGATCCGTCGGGATTTCCCTGTCCACCGCCGCCATTACCGAACGCAGCCAGGTCCACAGCGCGTATATGGTGCATAACATGTCGCCGCTTAATGAGCAATTCCAGCAGGCGGTAAATACCAGCGCGGCGGCCATCCGGGACTTTTCCCTGCAAATAGGCGACCCGCTGCAAATAGCCACCGGCAAGATGTACCAGCAAATGATTATCCAATCGCGGATTATGTCCTATATCGACGTGTTTTCCATTTGCGCGGTGGTGGCGTTTATCCTGATTCCTTTCTGTCTGTTGCTTTCGCCGGTGAAGAGCGAAGGCAGCGTTGGAGCCCATTAG
- a CDS encoding HlyD family secretion protein — protein MDSNNNDKSDDALPANQDRRDNDHQDQPPAHGRQDEDNQSDEEGDKQDDASEPPRKGPGKKPLIILAVVVLILILVALYFWLSTRNQETTDDAYTESDAVTIAPKISGYVVNLAVRDNQRVHKGDLLVQIDPRDYTAQRDQALAQLGLAQAQLHQAQVQLDLSRVQYPAQLAQAQAQQARAEANLQNAEAEYRRQRGVDPRATSQQNIDSANAQLRAASADVANARAQVQVAAQVALQIRQAETTVEARQQQVQQAKAQVETADLNLSYADVRAPFDGFVTRRNVQPGMLVQAGGALMSVVSPDVWVTANFKESQLERMQPGNQVDIEVDAYPDMKLHGHVDSVQQGSGSRFSAFPAENATGNFVKIVQRVPVKIVIDSGLDPNMPLPLGLSVQPKVFLK, from the coding sequence ATGGACAGCAATAATAACGACAAATCAGATGACGCATTGCCGGCGAACCAAGACCGCCGCGATAACGACCACCAAGACCAGCCACCGGCCCATGGCCGGCAAGATGAAGACAACCAGTCCGACGAGGAAGGCGATAAGCAAGACGACGCGTCGGAGCCGCCCCGTAAAGGTCCCGGTAAAAAGCCTCTGATCATTTTGGCCGTGGTGGTGCTGATCCTCATCCTGGTGGCGCTTTACTTTTGGTTGTCCACCCGTAATCAGGAGACCACCGACGATGCTTATACCGAAAGCGACGCGGTGACCATCGCGCCGAAAATCTCCGGTTATGTGGTCAACCTGGCGGTCAGGGATAACCAGCGCGTGCATAAAGGGGATTTGCTGGTGCAAATAGACCCAAGGGATTATACCGCGCAGCGGGACCAGGCCCTGGCCCAGCTGGGTCTGGCCCAGGCGCAGCTGCACCAGGCCCAGGTGCAGTTGGACCTATCCCGCGTGCAGTATCCGGCGCAGCTGGCGCAGGCCCAGGCGCAACAGGCCCGGGCCGAGGCTAATCTACAAAATGCCGAGGCGGAATATCGCCGGCAGCGCGGCGTCGATCCCCGGGCCACTTCGCAGCAAAATATCGACAGCGCCAACGCGCAGTTGCGCGCGGCCAGCGCCGATGTCGCCAATGCCCGCGCCCAGGTGCAGGTAGCCGCTCAGGTGGCGCTGCAAATCCGCCAGGCGGAGACCACCGTCGAGGCGCGCCAGCAACAGGTGCAGCAGGCGAAAGCGCAGGTGGAAACCGCCGATTTGAATCTCTCCTATGCCGACGTCCGCGCGCCGTTCGACGGATTCGTCACCCGCCGCAATGTGCAGCCCGGCATGCTGGTACAGGCCGGCGGCGCCCTGATGTCGGTGGTCTCACCGGATGTCTGGGTGACGGCCAACTTCAAGGAGTCGCAGCTGGAGCGCATGCAGCCCGGCAACCAGGTGGATATTGAGGTGGATGCCTACCCCGACATGAAACTGCACGGCCATGTGGACAGCGTGCAGCAAGGTTCCGGTTCGCGCTTTTCAGCGTTCCCGGCGGAAAACGCCACCGGTAACTTTGTGAAAATCGTGCAGCGGGTGCCGGTGAAAATCGTCATCGACAGCGGACTGGATCCGAATATGCCCCTGCCCCTCGGCCTCTCGGTGCAGCCCAAGGTATTCCTGAAATGA
- a CDS encoding helix-turn-helix domain-containing protein, with product MTTHSALAPFLTANFPLVEVKAPGALLIDGNLFTTNEHIDLRKLALLLVRGPPSLKRVQRPAKPVGQAGVEIVFHSAAFVSKGTIAHRILLWWLIHLDYDITMQNSANFLAMSERSFRRHFKSEVGYNPNLFLLLLRLELARQALLDGDLPIDKIARRGGLHDGQQLARMFRKFLGITPNQYRAVKGLGELPLMDPLYHAVFDGRRTPCWLREFLGL from the coding sequence GTGACTACCCATTCCGCGCTGGCGCCGTTTCTCACCGCCAATTTTCCCCTGGTGGAGGTTAAAGCGCCGGGCGCGCTGCTTATCGACGGCAATCTTTTCACCACCAACGAACATATCGATTTGCGTAAGCTGGCGTTGCTGCTGGTGAGAGGGCCGCCATCGCTAAAAAGAGTACAGCGGCCGGCCAAGCCCGTCGGGCAGGCCGGGGTTGAGATTGTCTTTCATTCAGCGGCGTTCGTGAGTAAGGGAACCATTGCGCACCGGATTCTCCTTTGGTGGTTGATCCATTTGGACTATGACATAACAATGCAGAACTCGGCGAATTTTTTAGCTATGAGCGAACGCAGCTTCCGGCGTCATTTCAAAAGTGAAGTAGGATATAACCCCAATCTTTTTCTGCTGCTGCTGCGGCTGGAATTAGCCCGTCAGGCGCTGCTTGACGGTGATTTGCCGATCGATAAAATCGCCCGGCGCGGCGGATTGCACGACGGCCAACAGCTGGCGCGGATGTTTCGCAAGTTTCTCGGCATCACGCCTAATCAATACCGGGCGGTAAAAGGCCTGGGCGAACTGCCTCTTATGGATCCGCTCTACCACGCCGTCTTTGACGGCCGTCGGACGCCATGCTGGCTGCGGGAATTCCTGGGCCTGTAA
- a CDS encoding helix-turn-helix domain-containing protein: MAILTYPGCYFGEAIRLLELVISLEEPLAEQNQRSTRNLIQIYSLSGGRVFSPASCLIYMDTLMIQGPKPVDPDLLIIAHGARAAADHAGELSDWLREVCPGTKQIVALGSGVIPLAAAGLLNHRKVATHSAWVPLLAEHYPLVQIDALSPLQIDGNIYTTSEQINLHELAMLLAKNSLSPGHRPPQLLAVSRTGDGVAAFSLAFTRSDSIAHRIILWWLAHIDEDISMERSAEFLSMSERSFRRHFKTEVGYSPYLFLLLLRLELARQAMIDSDLPIDKIARRGGLHDGQQLARMFRKFIETSPHRYRTEKCNEVLPMPHPIYAALFDGRTTPPWLRELQFAAKRDRAEDRGSVL, encoded by the coding sequence ATGGCAATTTTGACCTACCCGGGCTGTTATTTCGGCGAAGCGATCAGATTACTGGAGCTGGTCATATCCCTTGAAGAGCCTTTGGCGGAGCAAAACCAACGCAGCACCCGCAATCTGATTCAAATCTACTCCCTGTCCGGAGGGCGGGTCTTTTCGCCGGCGTCATGTTTGATATATATGGATACCCTGATGATTCAGGGTCCGAAGCCGGTGGATCCCGACCTGTTGATTATTGCCCACGGCGCACGGGCGGCGGCGGATCACGCCGGCGAGTTGTCAGATTGGCTGCGGGAGGTATGTCCCGGGACGAAGCAGATAGTCGCTCTTGGCTCCGGCGTTATTCCACTGGCGGCGGCCGGCCTGCTGAATCATCGAAAAGTGGCTACCCACTCCGCTTGGGTGCCGCTGCTGGCCGAACATTACCCGCTGGTGCAGATCGATGCTCTGTCGCCTTTGCAAATAGACGGCAATATTTATACCACCAGCGAACAAATCAATTTGCACGAACTGGCGATGTTGTTGGCAAAAAATAGCCTGTCTCCCGGCCATCGTCCGCCGCAACTGCTCGCGGTATCAAGAACGGGCGACGGCGTGGCGGCGTTCAGCCTTGCGTTTACCCGGTCGGATTCCATCGCCCACCGGATCATACTGTGGTGGCTGGCGCATATCGACGAAGATATCAGTATGGAGCGTTCGGCGGAATTTTTATCCATGAGCGAACGAAGTTTCCGGCGTCATTTTAAAACGGAAGTGGGTTACTCGCCGTATTTGTTTTTGTTGCTGTTGCGGCTTGAACTCGCGCGCCAGGCAATGATCGATAGCGATCTTCCCATCGACAAAATTGCCCGTCGAGGGGGTTTGCACGACGGCCAGCAGTTAGCGCGCATGTTCCGCAAATTCATTGAAACATCACCCCATCGGTACCGAACGGAAAAATGCAATGAGGTGCTGCCGATGCCCCATCCGATCTACGCCGCCTTGTTTGACGGCCGCACCACGCCCCCCTGGCTGCGGGAACTGCAATTCGCGGCGAAGCGAGATCGAGCCGAAGACCGGGGCTCAGTGCTGTGA
- a CDS encoding spore coat protein U domain-containing protein produces MSCKRLFKVGALSVLCLGTAISSQAYAAGTQNANIAVTAAVESACTLATTALTFPAYTGAAVVDTTATLTVTCTNGAPYVMALGAGTGAGATTTVRVLTSPSTTSVLNYGLYSDANHTVTWGNTVGTDTVGGTGNGAAQDVTVYGEIAANQLSAQVATDYADTVAVTVTY; encoded by the coding sequence ATGTCCTGCAAACGTCTTTTCAAAGTCGGTGCCCTGTCTGTACTCTGCCTGGGTACCGCTATTTCCAGCCAGGCTTATGCCGCCGGTACGCAAAATGCCAACATCGCGGTTACCGCCGCGGTTGAATCAGCCTGTACCCTTGCCACCACCGCGCTGACGTTCCCCGCCTATACCGGTGCTGCGGTAGTGGATACCACTGCGACCTTGACGGTCACCTGCACCAACGGCGCGCCGTATGTTATGGCCCTCGGCGCGGGTACCGGCGCAGGCGCCACCACCACGGTGCGCGTTTTGACCAGCCCGTCGACCACTTCTGTGCTGAACTACGGTCTGTATAGCGATGCTAACCATACCGTAACCTGGGGCAATACCGTTGGTACTGATACCGTAGGCGGAACCGGTAACGGTGCGGCACAAGACGTGACCGTTTATGGTGAAATCGCCGCTAACCAGCTTTCCGCCCAGGTCGCTACCGATTATGCCGACACCGTCGCTGTGACTGTGACTTACTAA